The proteins below come from a single Halostagnicola larsenii XH-48 genomic window:
- a CDS encoding YqcI/YcgG family protein: MNESGVEVLMDQETIARRVESGSAPEWVVDHFESFTDGLLGERNGSPFPCYFGVESVEKGQPLYTCVSSMTDNEALFSLGETLLEYIDVYENHSEQASLVTFFRPPERALSEAEYHDALWHVLQVLHAHDPEPWPADIPTEPDSEYWEFCFGGEPMFPTCRAPFYDTYKSRYCPIGLEITFQPRALFDGITADTEAGQRAREIIQARLEDYDGVCPHADLGDWGVEGDREWPQYMLTAEESQSPDTCPMNVSRQHPKGSVVIGD; the protein is encoded by the coding sequence ATGAACGAGTCCGGCGTGGAGGTCCTGATGGATCAGGAGACGATCGCCCGGCGCGTCGAGTCGGGATCCGCCCCGGAGTGGGTCGTCGACCACTTCGAGAGCTTTACCGACGGATTGCTCGGCGAGCGAAACGGGAGCCCGTTCCCCTGTTACTTCGGCGTCGAATCCGTCGAGAAGGGGCAACCGCTGTACACCTGCGTTTCGTCGATGACCGACAACGAGGCGCTGTTCTCGCTCGGCGAAACCCTCCTCGAGTACATCGACGTGTACGAAAACCACAGCGAGCAGGCCTCGCTCGTGACGTTCTTTCGCCCGCCCGAGCGGGCGCTGTCCGAAGCCGAGTACCACGACGCACTCTGGCACGTTTTGCAGGTGCTTCACGCACACGACCCCGAGCCGTGGCCCGCGGATATTCCGACGGAGCCCGACAGCGAGTACTGGGAGTTCTGTTTCGGCGGGGAGCCGATGTTTCCCACCTGTCGTGCGCCCTTCTACGACACGTACAAGAGCCGATACTGCCCGATCGGCCTCGAGATCACGTTCCAGCCCCGAGCGTTGTTCGACGGCATCACGGCAGACACCGAAGCCGGACAGCGGGCGCGCGAGATCATTCAGGCTCGACTCGAGGACTACGACGGCGTCTGTCCCCACGCCGATCTGGGCGACTGGGGCGTCGAAGGCGACCGCGAGTGGCCTCAGTATATGCTCACCGCCGAAGAGTCTCAGTCCCCGGATACCTGTCCGATGAACGTCTCACGACAACATCCGAAAGGGTCGGTCGTCATCGGCGACTGA
- a CDS encoding MOSC domain-containing protein produces the protein MNRERFLLESGGLRGHDRNHRLDDLRTRRRHRHRGRKGAPVEPCERAEAVADAGLIGDRYFDDEGTFSDREGSDLTLIELEALEAVEADENISIEPGAHRRNVTTANVDLNDLVGEEFRVDDVLCRGIERCEPCSYLEAHLENQGVREALVDRGGLRARILEGGTIEEGSEIALEP, from the coding sequence GTGAATCGGGAACGCTTCTTACTCGAATCGGGAGGACTACGTGGTCACGACCGAAACCATCGCCTCGATGACCTCCGGACGCGTCGTCGCCATCGCCATCGCGGCCGAAAGGGAGCGCCGGTCGAACCCTGCGAACGGGCCGAGGCGGTCGCGGACGCCGGCCTGATCGGCGACCGGTACTTCGACGACGAGGGGACCTTCAGCGACCGCGAGGGCAGCGATCTCACGCTCATCGAATTGGAGGCGCTCGAGGCTGTCGAAGCGGACGAGAACATCTCGATAGAACCGGGCGCACATCGCCGAAACGTGACGACGGCGAACGTCGACCTGAACGACCTCGTCGGCGAGGAATTTCGCGTTGACGACGTCCTCTGCCGGGGCATCGAACGCTGCGAGCCGTGTTCGTACCTCGAAGCGCACCTCGAGAACCAGGGAGTTCGCGAGGCGCTGGTCGACCGCGGCGGGCTGCGAGCGCGAATCCTCGAGGGCGGAACGATCGAAGAAGGAAGCGAAATCGCACTCGAGCCGTGA
- a CDS encoding DUF7091 family protein, whose amino-acid sequence MPDRRRLERFVRAKLRRAGAQYEGLRRSTDEQLEEARSAYEGAKHARTLPTDEAGRAKIVCRRYAEQRAAKLDEEYRPACYENGHPDCEGCVEDVRSGRIETW is encoded by the coding sequence ATGCCAGACAGGCGTCGCCTCGAGCGGTTCGTTCGCGCGAAACTCCGGCGAGCGGGCGCACAGTACGAAGGGTTGCGTCGATCGACCGACGAGCAACTCGAGGAGGCTCGATCGGCCTACGAGGGGGCCAAACACGCGCGCACGCTGCCGACCGACGAGGCGGGCCGGGCGAAAATCGTCTGTCGGCGCTACGCCGAACAGCGGGCGGCGAAACTCGACGAGGAGTACCGCCCGGCGTGTTACGAGAACGGGCATCCGGACTGTGAGGGCTGTGTCGAGGACGTTCGATCGGGTCGGATCGAGACCTGGTGA
- a CDS encoding RPA family protein gives MSQAELTREVARRVFASEFNDSTYTFKESDDERAPNYALLPTGDRANRAFIVGTLTETEDVGDESEYWRGRVVDPTGTFFVYAGQYQPEAAAVLRDTEPPAYVAIVGKPRTYETEDGSVNVSVRPESISIVDDATRNRWVVETAERTIERIEAFEEWEAEQEAPESASTAPGNEYAQMARERYDSPVENYRRDVIQALESLEDLEAPA, from the coding sequence ATGTCTCAGGCAGAACTCACCCGCGAAGTCGCACGTCGCGTCTTCGCCTCCGAATTCAACGACTCGACGTACACGTTCAAAGAAAGCGACGACGAGCGCGCGCCGAACTACGCGTTGCTCCCGACGGGCGACCGCGCGAACCGCGCGTTCATCGTCGGCACGCTCACCGAAACCGAAGACGTCGGCGACGAGAGCGAATACTGGCGCGGCCGCGTCGTCGATCCGACGGGGACGTTCTTCGTCTACGCCGGCCAGTACCAGCCCGAAGCCGCCGCGGTCCTGCGAGATACGGAGCCGCCGGCGTACGTTGCTATCGTCGGCAAGCCCCGAACGTACGAGACAGAAGACGGGAGCGTCAACGTCTCCGTTCGACCCGAATCGATTTCGATCGTCGACGACGCGACCCGCAACCGCTGGGTCGTCGAAACCGCCGAACGCACCATCGAGCGGATCGAGGCCTTCGAGGAGTGGGAAGCCGAACAGGAGGCCCCCGAAAGCGCATCGACGGCACCCGGCAACGAGTACGCCCAGATGGCTCGCGAGCGGTACGACTCGCCGGTCGAGAACTACCGCCGCGACGTGATTCAGGCCTTAGAGAGCCTCGAGGATCTCGAGGCCCCGGCCTGA
- a CDS encoding DUF5814 domain-containing protein, with translation MAITDKIYVKNHRQLSSQLETNIPKGAFKGATLDLLFQGKGLEKLDEATRERVLDFAGDFLDCNCDNNPYCGCPERKFIQYLLELRAQGLGPDAIVDVMSDDYMVYAYSGDVLSFLDSGIRTLEAAEGLARVDGHGEKRDEIRQVKNDLAR, from the coding sequence GTGGCCATCACCGACAAAATCTACGTCAAAAATCACCGGCAGTTGAGCTCTCAGCTCGAGACGAACATCCCGAAAGGCGCGTTCAAGGGTGCGACGCTTGATCTGCTCTTTCAGGGAAAGGGTCTCGAGAAGTTAGACGAGGCCACCAGAGAACGAGTCCTCGATTTTGCGGGTGACTTTCTCGACTGCAACTGCGACAACAACCCCTACTGTGGCTGTCCGGAACGGAAGTTCATCCAATATCTCCTCGAGTTGCGCGCGCAGGGGCTGGGCCCGGACGCCATCGTCGACGTGATGAGCGACGACTACATGGTGTACGCTTACTCCGGCGACGTTCTTTCGTTTCTCGACAGCGGAATCCGAACGCTCGAGGCCGCAGAAGGGCTGGCTCGAGTCGACGGACACGGCGAGAAACGCGACGAGATTCGGCAGGTCAAGAACGATTTGGCCCGATAG
- a CDS encoding CopG family transcriptional regulator: MGNKNKTISFRVNEDAFKALQDIAEERDISLSAVFRDYVDLLVEHDGQVEVVPESELASRTSDDGDEPTYPPTVEVPKSFVREHERLELEAEHLREQLEEHKSYVSELRSRLEGEEDEVLLLDDLDEDDEQYPLR; encoded by the coding sequence ATGGGCAACAAGAACAAGACGATCTCGTTCCGGGTGAACGAGGACGCGTTCAAAGCGCTACAGGATATCGCCGAGGAGCGCGACATCTCGTTGTCCGCCGTGTTTCGCGATTACGTCGACCTGCTGGTCGAACACGACGGACAGGTCGAGGTCGTTCCCGAGTCCGAACTCGCCAGCCGGACGAGCGACGACGGCGACGAGCCGACCTATCCGCCGACCGTCGAGGTGCCGAAGAGTTTCGTCCGCGAACACGAACGCCTCGAGCTCGAAGCCGAACACCTCCGCGAGCAACTCGAGGAGCACAAATCGTACGTCTCAGAGCTACGGAGCCGACTCGAAGGGGAAGAAGATGAAGTGTTGTTGCTCGACGACCTCGACGAGGACGACGAGCAGTATCCGCTCCGGTAA
- a CDS encoding replication factor A (Replication protein A protects and stabilize the intermediate ssDNA that is generated by the unwinding action of a DNA helicase at the replication fork. In addition, SSBs prevent the formation of secondary structures by single-stranded template DNA.) produces MSDVRQHAEDIHDQFSDHLDITVDDVEERLTTLVDEYKVPVDEGRRSVTNHYLEEAGLEREDIASGGSEAVNVEDIEEEEQWVDITAKVIELWDPRSDSVAQVGLLGDPTGTIKFTKWAKSELPSLEEGGVYELKNVVTDEYQGRYSVKLNSTTVVEELEDDIEVGDDTSEIEGALVDMQSGSGLIKRCPEEDCTRVLQNGRCNEHGEVEGEFDLRIKGVVDDGIDAHEVIFDAEATESLTGISLEEGKEMAMDALDTTVVADEIREKIIGTYYRIEGPTFGRYVLADDVEELDGPVDAEQLLIKARSM; encoded by the coding sequence ATGAGCGACGTACGACAACACGCCGAAGACATACACGACCAGTTTTCAGACCATCTCGACATCACGGTCGACGACGTCGAGGAGCGCCTGACCACCCTCGTCGACGAGTACAAAGTACCGGTCGACGAAGGCCGTCGGAGCGTCACGAACCATTACCTCGAGGAGGCGGGCCTCGAGCGCGAGGACATCGCAAGCGGCGGCAGCGAGGCCGTTAACGTCGAAGATATCGAGGAAGAAGAGCAGTGGGTCGACATCACCGCGAAGGTCATCGAACTCTGGGACCCCCGAAGCGACTCCGTCGCGCAGGTGGGTCTACTCGGTGACCCGACGGGGACGATCAAGTTCACCAAGTGGGCGAAATCCGAGCTTCCATCGCTCGAGGAAGGCGGCGTCTACGAACTCAAAAACGTCGTCACCGACGAGTATCAGGGTCGGTACTCGGTCAAACTCAACAGCACGACCGTCGTCGAGGAACTCGAAGACGACATCGAGGTCGGCGACGACACCTCGGAGATCGAAGGCGCGCTCGTCGACATGCAAAGCGGCAGCGGCCTCATCAAGCGCTGCCCGGAGGAGGACTGCACGCGCGTCCTCCAGAACGGTCGCTGTAACGAACACGGCGAGGTCGAAGGCGAGTTCGACCTCCGCATCAAGGGCGTCGTCGACGACGGAATCGACGCCCACGAGGTCATCTTCGACGCCGAGGCGACCGAATCACTGACCGGCATCAGTCTCGAGGAAGGCAAGGAGATGGCGATGGACGCGCTCGATACGACGGTCGTCGCCGACGAAATCCGCGAGAAGATCATCGGGACCTACTACCGCATCGAGGGGCCGACCTTCGGGCGATACGTCCTCGCGGACGACGTCGAGGAACTCGACGGACCGGTCGATGCTGAACAGTTGCTGATCAAAGCGAGGTCGATGTAA
- a CDS encoding MFS transporter → MSHSSGESPDGRRSWLVAFSGALAMIFTFGTAFSYGVFMTPFSDAFGVEPVALSTVFAIMLFTFYIGAGVVGVFGARVPSRTILLVCAVISGLLAPSLYVVRGYAGLLVVFGLLGLALGTMFVVLASIIPRWFESYRGAATGLIFAGNGLGLFVLPPAWQYAIEYSGVREGFLIIMSITTVAFFAAGVTCRRPGWAERSTASSGEILKWLRQLAGTRTFRLLFVGVGLSFAWYQLLAAYAIDLFTARGMTAAGASLAFGFVGGFSIISRLGSGFVADIMGYRRTFIASLGSAAIGGALLVPSHSASTALSVFCLGIGLGGSATLYIPVLMQTYSRTKDTAIIGVFNVAIGTFSLVAPPVGTAIVASTGSYTVVILLTVFALIGAIWAIVVGS, encoded by the coding sequence GTGAGCCACTCGAGTGGGGAATCGCCCGATGGCCGCCGAAGCTGGCTCGTAGCCTTCAGCGGCGCGCTGGCGATGATATTCACCTTCGGGACGGCCTTCTCCTACGGCGTCTTCATGACGCCGTTCAGCGACGCGTTCGGCGTCGAACCGGTGGCGCTTTCGACCGTGTTCGCGATCATGCTCTTTACGTTCTACATCGGTGCCGGCGTCGTCGGCGTCTTCGGCGCTCGCGTTCCGTCCCGAACCATCTTGCTCGTCTGCGCTGTGATTTCGGGACTGCTCGCCCCGTCGTTGTACGTCGTCAGGGGATACGCCGGGCTACTCGTCGTCTTCGGGTTACTCGGCCTGGCGCTCGGGACGATGTTCGTCGTCCTCGCGTCGATTATACCCAGGTGGTTCGAGTCCTATCGCGGCGCCGCGACGGGGCTCATCTTCGCCGGTAACGGGCTCGGCCTGTTCGTCCTCCCCCCGGCGTGGCAGTACGCCATCGAGTATAGCGGCGTGCGGGAGGGGTTTCTCATCATCATGTCGATCACCACAGTCGCGTTCTTCGCCGCCGGCGTCACCTGTCGACGCCCCGGATGGGCCGAGCGATCGACAGCCTCGTCCGGCGAGATCCTCAAGTGGCTGCGCCAGTTGGCCGGAACCCGGACGTTCCGGCTGCTGTTCGTCGGGGTCGGACTCTCCTTTGCGTGGTACCAGTTGCTCGCGGCCTACGCGATCGATCTGTTTACCGCTCGCGGAATGACCGCGGCCGGCGCGTCGCTCGCGTTCGGGTTCGTCGGCGGCTTTAGCATCATCTCGAGACTCGGGAGCGGATTCGTCGCCGACATCATGGGCTACAGGCGGACGTTTATCGCCTCGCTCGGGAGTGCAGCGATCGGCGGGGCGCTGTTGGTGCCGTCTCACTCGGCGTCGACTGCGCTTTCGGTCTTCTGTCTCGGTATCGGTCTCGGCGGGTCCGCGACGCTGTATATTCCCGTCCTGATGCAGACCTACAGCCGCACGAAAGATACCGCCATCATCGGCGTCTTCAACGTCGCGATCGGAACGTTCTCGCTCGTCGCCCCGCCGGTCGGGACCGCAATCGTCGCGTCGACCGGCTCCTACACGGTAGTTATCCTCCTCACCGTTTTCGCACTTATCGGGGCAATCTGGGCCATCGTCGTTGGATCCTGA
- a CDS encoding enoyl-CoA hydratase/isomerase family protein, producing the protein MIRSESDGQIRRVTFDRPAARNALTLEALEDLESAIEAAEEPVIFLEGTGPAFCAGADLSVVGDLDREQAMTFARRGQRVARTIEDAPSVVVAGIDGPARGGGLELALACDVRVGTPAATFGEPGVTFGLFGAWGGTVRLPRILGEGDALEFVLSGRVIDAEEARRIGLISRIEADPRTVAEELAANAPDALAVLKRRIRDDRERAAQERAESEAFGDLLETHAADVRALLE; encoded by the coding sequence ATGATCCGCTCCGAATCCGACGGACAGATCCGGCGGGTGACCTTCGACAGGCCGGCTGCGCGGAACGCGCTGACACTCGAGGCGCTCGAGGACCTCGAGTCGGCGATCGAGGCCGCCGAGGAACCGGTGATTTTCCTCGAGGGAACAGGCCCTGCCTTCTGTGCGGGTGCCGATCTCTCGGTCGTCGGCGACCTCGACCGCGAGCAAGCGATGACGTTCGCCCGCCGAGGCCAGCGCGTCGCCCGAACCATCGAGGACGCTCCCAGCGTCGTCGTCGCTGGAATCGACGGTCCAGCCAGAGGCGGCGGCCTCGAACTGGCGCTTGCCTGTGACGTCCGCGTCGGGACGCCCGCGGCGACGTTCGGCGAACCCGGTGTGACGTTCGGCCTGTTCGGTGCCTGGGGCGGAACCGTCCGACTCCCCCGCATTCTCGGCGAAGGCGACGCGCTCGAGTTCGTGCTCTCGGGTCGCGTGATCGACGCCGAGGAGGCCCGCCGAATCGGATTGATTTCCCGAATCGAAGCCGACCCGCGGACCGTTGCCGAGGAACTCGCGGCGAACGCGCCCGACGCGCTCGCTGTCCTCAAGCGCCGGATCCGGGACGACCGCGAGCGAGCGGCTCAGGAACGGGCCGAATCCGAGGCGTTCGGCGACCTGCTCGAGACCCACGCGGCGGACGTTCGTGCGCTGCTCGAGTAG
- a CDS encoding CDGSH iron-sulfur domain-containing protein — protein MSRLVELEANGPRKLEADDLDEEKGDVAICRCGLAESFPFCDGSHRQTEDESPDERYVYDEDGTRSVVDRVVCTDESK, from the coding sequence ATGTCACGACTCGTGGAACTCGAGGCGAACGGCCCGCGAAAGCTCGAGGCGGACGACCTCGACGAGGAAAAAGGCGACGTTGCCATCTGCCGGTGCGGGCTCGCCGAGTCGTTCCCGTTCTGCGATGGAAGCCACCGCCAGACCGAAGACGAATCGCCGGACGAACGATATGTCTACGACGAGGACGGCACTCGATCGGTTGTCGACCGGGTCGTTTGTACTGACGAATCGAAGTAG
- a CDS encoding MFS transporter: MNRKQSSSVGGSDVRGSPRRAITVSTFGYFVGFAGLVVYSPVATEFEDALGLSGVLLGLLVAAPQLTGTLLRLPFGAWVEDVGAKKPFAILLGLSVVGMGGLLGILLTAYPDDLTMVHYPLVFVFGSLSGCGIATFSVGVVDTSYWYQANRQGTVLALFAGLGTMSPGLFTIVSPLALLAFGLTGTYAAWFVFLVIGTIVFVRFAVDAPYFQYRRRGFDEGQAKERAQAVGQELFPDGDAVASMRTAATTWRSWMLTALFFASFGGYLALTVWYPSYWTNLHGFDVQTAGIVTALSFTLLSPLCRIGGGVVSDRFGGEGVTVLSFGAITLATLVLVVTRDLSTAIAATMLLGAGMGVASAAIYQLLPKYVPEAVGGASGLVSGVGGFGGFIVPPVLGLFVDAQGPSGYATGFVVYLALGLAGIVLATTLYRTRSATISSSTAVPADD, from the coding sequence ATGAACCGCAAACAATCGTCGTCAGTCGGTGGCTCGGACGTTCGCGGGAGCCCCCGACGGGCGATTACGGTTTCGACGTTCGGATACTTCGTCGGATTTGCCGGTCTCGTCGTGTACAGCCCGGTCGCGACGGAGTTCGAAGACGCCCTCGGCCTCTCGGGGGTGCTACTGGGTTTGCTCGTCGCCGCTCCACAGTTGACTGGGACGTTGCTTCGTCTGCCTTTCGGCGCGTGGGTCGAAGATGTCGGCGCGAAGAAACCGTTCGCCATCCTGCTCGGGTTATCCGTTGTTGGGATGGGCGGATTACTCGGTATTCTCCTGACGGCGTACCCGGACGATCTGACGATGGTCCACTATCCGCTCGTGTTCGTCTTCGGTTCGTTGAGCGGCTGTGGGATCGCGACGTTCTCCGTCGGCGTCGTCGATACGTCCTACTGGTACCAGGCCAACCGGCAGGGAACGGTGCTCGCTCTCTTCGCCGGACTCGGAACCATGTCGCCGGGCCTGTTTACGATCGTCTCGCCGCTCGCACTCCTGGCGTTCGGGTTGACGGGGACGTACGCCGCGTGGTTCGTCTTCCTCGTTATCGGGACGATCGTCTTCGTGCGTTTCGCTGTCGACGCGCCGTACTTTCAATATCGACGCCGCGGGTTCGACGAGGGCCAGGCAAAAGAGCGCGCACAAGCTGTCGGCCAGGAGCTGTTCCCGGACGGCGATGCGGTGGCGTCGATGCGCACGGCAGCTACCACGTGGCGGTCGTGGATGCTCACCGCACTGTTTTTCGCTTCGTTCGGCGGCTACCTCGCGTTGACGGTCTGGTATCCTTCCTACTGGACGAACCTCCACGGGTTCGACGTACAGACTGCCGGAATCGTTACGGCGCTTAGCTTCACGCTGCTCTCGCCGCTCTGTCGAATCGGCGGCGGCGTCGTCAGTGACCGGTTCGGCGGGGAAGGAGTTACCGTCCTGAGTTTCGGTGCGATCACGCTCGCAACGCTCGTCCTCGTCGTTACCCGTGATCTATCCACCGCGATCGCCGCGACGATGCTGCTCGGTGCGGGGATGGGAGTCGCCAGCGCGGCGATCTACCAGTTGCTCCCGAAGTACGTCCCCGAGGCCGTCGGCGGAGCATCGGGACTCGTCAGTGGTGTCGGCGGATTCGGTGGGTTCATCGTTCCACCAGTACTCGGACTCTTCGTCGACGCTCAGGGCCCCTCCGGCTACGCGACCGGCTTCGTCGTCTATCTCGCCCTCGGGCTCGCCGGTATCGTTCTCGCGACCACGCTCTACCGGACTCGATCGGCGACGATCAGCTCGAGCACGGCCGTCCCCGCCGACGATTGA
- a CDS encoding DUF7114 family protein yields the protein MDRADNCRRAARDAVSDVEPPRLYDFIEETLEEASMLPGVFTLESAHELEPENDLEGIDRHAAGVQLIYEGLRLTRALAHEDPWTERSDEIDGDLEILAADILVARGFYLLARTDAAGKAVRTVQAFGRNETRRADDGNDSTDTDLERNVLELATLAGASAVGTTPTPALLETATELADTADPVLPPAEDAFPTHSREPAEATPEDGHRADRATSATDS from the coding sequence ATGGATAGGGCCGACAACTGTCGGCGTGCCGCCCGCGATGCAGTCTCGGACGTCGAGCCACCCCGGTTGTACGATTTCATCGAAGAGACACTCGAAGAGGCGTCGATGCTTCCCGGCGTCTTCACGCTCGAAAGCGCTCACGAACTCGAGCCGGAAAACGACCTCGAGGGGATCGACCGTCACGCTGCCGGCGTCCAGTTGATCTACGAAGGGCTTCGACTGACTCGAGCGCTCGCTCACGAGGATCCGTGGACCGAACGCAGTGACGAAATCGACGGCGACCTCGAGATACTCGCCGCCGACATCCTCGTCGCCCGCGGATTCTACCTGCTGGCGCGCACCGACGCCGCCGGCAAGGCCGTCAGAACCGTCCAGGCGTTCGGTCGAAACGAGACCAGACGGGCCGACGACGGTAACGACAGTACCGACACCGACCTCGAGCGGAACGTCCTCGAACTCGCGACGCTCGCCGGGGCGTCGGCCGTCGGAACGACGCCGACGCCGGCGCTGCTCGAGACCGCAACGGAGCTCGCCGACACCGCGGATCCGGTACTCCCACCCGCCGAAGACGCGTTCCCGACACACAGTCGAGAACCCGCGGAAGCGACCCCCGAGGACGGCCACAGGGCGGATCGAGCGACCTCGGCTACGGATTCGTAA